The following are from one region of the Tachysurus fulvidraco isolate hzauxx_2018 chromosome 15, HZAU_PFXX_2.0, whole genome shotgun sequence genome:
- the bri3 gene encoding brain protein I3 isoform X1 produces the protein MDNKPLIQDRPPAYNTVPGAYNYQQPQAGYGAIPQPAPAPAAFPAPPPPYTFPSAQGHPAAPAQAAATGTPANYPSTYTIIQPSVVVVGGCPACRVGVLEEDFTCLGIMCAIFFFPLGILFCLALRQRRCPNCGATFG, from the exons ATGGATAATAAACCTCTTATTCAGGACAGACCGCCTGCGTACAACACCGTCCCCGGGGCTTATAATTACCAGCAGCCGCAGGCGGGGTACGGAGCGATCCCTCAGCCTGCTCCTGCACCTGCAGCCTTTCCAGCACCTCCTCCACCATACACGTTCCCCTCTGCACAAG GTCACCCAGCAGCTCCCGCCCAGGCTGCAGCCACAGGGACTCCGGCAAACTATCCGAGCACGTATACCATCATTCAGCCCTCGGTGGTGGTGGTAGGAGGATGTCCAGCCTGCAG GGTGGGTGTGCTGGAGGAGGACTTCACCTGTTTGGGGATCATGTGTGCCATTTTCTTCTTCCCGCTGGGCATTCTCTTCTGTTTGGCCCTGCGGCAGAGGAGGTGTCCCAACTGCGGAGCCACTTTCGGCTAG